atttcttgttctacaagaactacgtcaggcttgatccctatataaagggtatgtaggcacattgagagggtaagaagttaaGAGCTGATAAtagagccaccacttactctgatcaatctcagcctaaaacaaccataAACCATCATACACCGCTTGATTTTCCAGCGAAGAACCATCatcatagatcttaattccggcgataaacctcaatctttgttgttaccagattcctccgtcaacagcTACTTCCTTTAAAAGCTGAAAACGGTTTTTTCCGAAAGCATGGCGAACATACTTTTGCTAACGGCAGCTTTTAGACCAAAAGCGCTTTGGCAGACAACAAGTTTTAGAATTTATCAAACATCTTTCTGACAGCTTTTCAACAAAAAACTGTTGTAACTGTAACAAACGGAGCATAAGTATCTTCATAAAAATTGGAAAGTGAGGTAAATAAAATCTTACATAATGCCTGAACATCTCCACACCCTTCTCATGTTAAAACTATCCAATAGAATTAGAATAAACAATTAGTTATCtaagataaatatatatatatgtatatattatacaattgatccaaactgacacaaaattaaaatcaaaatataattaaaccaattaaaacaaaatcatatatactTACTATTTGGGCTAAAATAAAAACTGGACATAAATAATTAGAATtgaactaaaaataattagttaaaTTCGGTCATAGTAATGGACctcgggttaaaataaaataatataaagcTGGGGTAAATCAAATTAATATGATATTAAGCATAATTCGTATCTTATTGATATGAACAAAAACTTAACTTTTAACTaaacattattattattatttttaaaacacaCATAAAATGATAAATAAAACTATATTATTCAATCGGTACTATTGCCTTTTTCAAATAGGTCTTATAGTTTATCGATTTGGTAATAACCTCTGCATGCCCTAAAAAAAGTAATAACCTCtgtaaaaataatatttttgtttAGGTTTCAACATAATGGAGATATTgtatttttacttttaaaaaactataaaatcgctataataatactatttttccCTGATACTAAGGCTATTAACTTAAATAGGTTTAACTattctaaaaaaaattatgaacatatatgtgtattaatataattatcatgaagtcatatcatttagaaaataaatataaaaaaaattatgaacaattttaagaatttaattcaaaatatttttttaacaaaattatataatttaaaaagaGATTTGTGCATCTGTGCATCACATGGATTTTAAGTTAGTATCTGGTTAATGTACAAGTTTGATATGAGCCTGAAATTAGCCTAGAAAcataattaatgttgaattaCTTAGACCAGATACGGTCCAAATAACGAATCCCAATTAATGAGGCTTGAAGCcttgtttatttattaatttcgtaaatAATAAATAGGGTGAAATAACAGCTCATTAAGTATATCCATTAGAGGATAAAATTCTTTATTGAGTGGCCTCCAAGGCACCTAAACTAACAAGGAATCTGCTTCCCACGTTTTAAGAGTCCAACATATATTCTATACCGGAGACTTattcaccaagtctcctaaccctagttcAATTAAAGGACATCCAATGGTtatataaagggtcttaccccATCACAAAGAACTAcattttggcttgattctctaaattTACAAAGATACGTAAGCATCTTGTGAAGGCTGAATTAAGCTACAAAACACAAGGACtgccattaaaggccttgagctctcgaaaccctagcattaaatatcataatagttgtaacctagtttttatccataacatttggagCCATCTGTGGGAGAATAACAACAATAACCACGGTGAACACACGGAGTAGAAATAATAGTAGAACTGGCGATCATGTCCCATTACAAATAATATCATCGGTGGTGCAGATACCCCCGCACTCAACCTATGCCTCCACTCAAGGAGGATCCCGCGTAGGGGCATCTGAGGCTCCGccccaagggacgaatcccccaacacttcaagggacgaatcccccaacacttcaagggacgaatccccaacttcagcaGCTTCAAGAGACCATAAACCCTCAACCTgttgggtatgagtactcaaCGGTCGTGACTCCTAGAACCACCAACCCACCTTATgggatgcctctataccccgAGATTGGAGGTAGTGGACCCTCTAATCGAAGTGAAGGACAAGGATGAACGCCCTTACACATCCGTGACTTGGTTCCCATCCCTGAGAATCAAGAGTTCTCTAAACCTTACTCCGCTAGAGACTCCGACTCTTCGGATAAAGAAGTAGCTTCAAGGAGGAGACGTGTCGGTAAGGAGCCACTGCCTAGCGGCTATCAACAGCCCAAGAACATTCAAGGAACAATTTCCCAAGATGTACAAGATCGGAttagggctcatgaagctgagatccaaaaGCTGAAGCATGATTTGGAAATACACCTGACATTGAGACCGCCACCTGCAGCAAGACAAAGAAATCATCCTATCATAGATTTGGAAGGTCCGACACCAAGAATGAGGGCTCTAGCCCTAAGGGCTGACCCAAGTGACTTAATGCTtttaggagatcctgatgatccgaAATTACCATTCactaaagagataatgaatgctcacatctcaagaaaattcaagatgctcGCCATCAAAGCATACGATGGTACCGGGGACCCAACCAGTCATGTCATGACATTCTCTAATGCCCTGTTGCTATAGCCTGTGAACGGAGCTATTAAGTGTTGGGCTTTCCCTCAAACtatgtcgggtatggctcaaaggtggtacagccGCCTACCCCCGAATTTAATTATATTCTTTAAGGATTTAAGCCAAGCTTTCATTAAGCAGTTCATTAGTGGTAGAGTGCACAAGAAAGGTTCGACATCCCTTATTAAAGTAGTACACGGAGAAAAGGAGTCCATTAGAGACTATTTCAACCGGTTTGCGAAGGAGGCCCTGAAGGTTCCGGACCTAGATGACAAGGTAATTATGATTGCATTACAACAAGAAACAAGAGATGAGTTCTTCAGAATGTCTTTGGCCAAGCGTCCCCCCGAAAGCATATTGTAGCTGTAAGATAGGGCCAGtaagtatatcaaggtggaaaAAAGTATAAAAAAGACAGTAGTGAACAACGcgcccgctggaggcaagaagtgGAAAACTGACCAAGAATATAGTGCAAAGGATAAGTATCCTAGGGTCGACAAGGATGCTAATTCGCCACCCAAGAAAGGGGGACCTTGACAGAAGTTTACTGAATATGCTAGGCTGAATGCTGTAAGGAATCAAATCTTTATGGAAATTGAAAGAGATAGAGACGTTCGTTATCCAAAGCCCCTAAAGGCAGATCCTTCCAAATTGGATAAAAGTAAATATTGTCGATTTCATAAAGATGCTGGTCATGATACCGATGAATGTTGACAACTAAAAGATGAGATCGAATTCCTTATATGAAAGGGAAAATTGAATAAGTACACTAGAGATGGTGATAGAGGGGAAATGAATAATAATGAAGATGGAATTTTGATGATTGAAAAAGAGATCAAGATGACCAGACGCGAAACCCCCAACCCTGAGGACCGGTGATAAATAtgatctttggaggaccaaccgCTGCCGGTTCTTCTAGGAACTCAAGAACGGCCTATGCTCGAGAGGTCACGCATATAGTCGAAGAAGTCCTAAAATGGACTAAGAATGAAATAACTATGTCTTTTAACGATTTTGATTTGGAAGGGGTTAAGTTTCCTCATGATGATCCCCTAGTTATAACACTCATCATAGGGAATACTTCGGTAATAAGCGCCTTTGTAGATAATGGAGTGTCAGTGTATATTTTACTTTATGATACCTTTATAAGAATGGAATATAATAATTCTCAATTGACCCCTACggatatgccgatatatggatttgctggagtcaaattccccgtggaagggataattaagttgccgtTGACTATGGGTCAGGAACCAAGTCAAGAAACACAGATGTTGAACTTTGTGGTGGTTAAGACTGGATTAACAtacaatgcaatcatgggaagaacgggaaTACATGCTTTTAAGGCAATCCCCTCTTCTTACCACTCAGTGATGAAATTTCTCACCAGAAATGGGAtaggagaagaaagaggagatcaaaagatggaaatgagttgttatgtggcctcccTGAGGGAATATGGAATCGTGGGGTAGCTTCTGCCTATAGAAGACATGGATATCCGTGAGAACGATGAAAAATGAGGAAAGCTAGTTGAAGATTTGATCTCGATTCTATTGGCTCCCGAAGATCCGGAAAAAGTAACATTTATTGGAGCATCGCTGGAAGAACCCCTTGGGGAAGTTGATAAGGTtcttgcaagaaaatagtgacgtgtttgcatggtcggctGCAGATATGCCCGGGATTGACCTAGAGTTGATCACCCATAAGTTGAATGTGGATCCTAAACGAAAGGTCgtaaagcaaaagaaaaggatTTTTGTCCCTGAAAGGGATGAAGCCATCAAGCAAGaagagaagctcttagaggctggtttcattgaagagatgCAATTTCTAGAATGGTTGGAAAATCCTGTGATGGTGAAGAAAGCTAATGTAAAATAGAGGATGTGTGTCGATTTTACAGATTTCAATGATGCATGTCCCAAGGATTGCTTCCCGCTGCCAAGGATAAATACTCTGATAGACGCAATCGTGGGTCATGAGATGTTAAGCTTCATAGATGGGTTTAGTGGctacaaccagatcaagatgcataagaaTGACATCCCGAAGGTATCAttcataactgactttggtgttttttgttatcttgttatggcatttggtctcaagaatgcaggagcaaCCTATTAAAGGTtggtaaataatattttttaaagatcttattggaaaaactatggaaatttatgtagatgacatgttagtcaagagtcttgtaAAGACTGGTCATATATCCCATTTTAGGGAAGCTTTTGAAGTCATGAGAAATCACAAAATGATGTTGAATCCCGCCAAGTGTTCTTTTGGTGTAGGATCAAGAAAATTTCTAGGATTAATGGTCTCTAATAgaggaattgaggccaatccTGATAAGATAAAGGCCATTTTGGATATGGAACCTCCGCGGTctatcaaggatgttcaaaaactcactggaagggttgcttCCTTGGGACGATTTATCTCCAAATCTAGAGAGAAGTTCTTGCCATTCTTCAaggctttgaagaagttaaaagattttacatggACTGAGGAAAGTCAAGAGGCGTTTGAGAAATTAAAGAAATACATGATTCAAACCCCGCTGTTGGCCAAACCAGTTCTAAATGAAACCTTATATTTGTATTTGGCTGCTTCAGAAGGCGCTTTGAATGTTGTGTTGGTGAAGGAAGAGCTTAAATTTTAAAAGCCTATATACTATGTCAGCAAGATTCTGCATGGGGCTGAACCGAATTATTATGCCATAGAAATGTTTGCCTTAGCCTTGGTCATGGCCTCAAGGAATTTAtgtccttacttccaagctcattAGATAGAAGTATTGACAAATCAACCTCTGAGAAAAATCATTCACAGTTCGAAATCCAGTGGAAGGCTGATCAAGTAGGCTATTGAGCTCGAGGAATTAGACATTAAGTACAAACCTCGAACGGCGATCAAAACCCAGGccttggctgacttcgtggttgaatgtaccatcACCAACTAAGAAGTCGAGGGGCAGGAAGATACACCTCAAGACATGGGGGGCAAAGAGGAGAGTGAAGGAGAGCAGATCAATGACAATGAATTTTGGATACTCTATTTTAATGGGGCATCAAAATAAATTCAAGTGGAGTTGTACTAGTCTTGCAAAGTCCCGATGGGTTCCTGATTGAGTATGCTATAAAGTTGGATTTTCCCACCACGAACAATGAAGCTGAATATGAAGCCTTAATAGTTGGCATGGGCCTAGCTGGAACATTGAGGGTTAAAAACCTGAAAGaccgtggagactcgaagctcATGGTATCCCAAATCAAAGGAGAATTCGAAGTAAGGGATAAAATCATGGAGAAATATGCACGCCTAGTGagagctgtgatgactcaattcaaTGAGTGTCATGTCGAGCACATTCCAAGAGAAGAAAATTCTAAGGCCGATGCGTTGTCCAAATTCGCCTCATCAGAAATAGAAGAAAATTCTGGAAgcgtgtacttccgtgttttaaaaacacgaagcatagatgtcAAACTAGTTGCCCCCATAGGGGCTTGGAGGGTCATGGATAGATCCTTAAGGCTCATCTATAAACCGGATGGCTTTCTAGTGATGTAGTGGAGGCGAGAAAATTGTCTGTACGAGCCCTAAAATATTCTTTGATTGATAGGATTCTTTATAAAAGGTCTTTCATAATTCCTTATCTAAGGTGCCTCAGGCCAGATGAGGCCTGACTTGTTCtagaagaagtacatgaaggtatatGTGGCCAACACTTGGGGGGAAGGGCTTTTGCCCACAAAAttactcgtttaggcttctactagccagaaatgatggttgatgccaaaaaATACGTGAAGAGCTGTCAGAAACATGCCCCTGTAGTAAGGCAGCCACCCGAAATGCTTACTTCCATAACTCCCCAATTTCATTTCTGATGTGGGGAATAGATATTCTTGGGCCTTTTCCGATAGCTACTTCTCAAAGTAAGTTCTTATTTGTAGCAATTGATTACTTTactaagtggatcgaagccaagcCCCTGGCCAAGATTACAACTAAACAAGTTGATTAATTcatgtgggaaaatatcatgtgcagaTATGTTATTCCCCCGAATCTTGGTAACTGATAATGGAACACGGTTCAATAACGAGGAATTCAAAAAGTATTGTGAAGAGAATGAAATCAAGCTGCGATTAACTTTTGTCGTTCACCCTCGAGCCAACGGGCAAGCAGAGGTTGTGGATCGAATTATTTTAGATGGATtgaagaagaggattgagaaattcaggaataattgggtggatgagatactcccGATACTTTGGGCATACCGGACCACATGCAGGGTTATTACGGGAACAGCCCCATTTATGTTGGTATATGGTGCTGAAGTTGTTGTTCCAATGGAAATATTACATTCATCTCCAATGCTTCAAGCTTACAAttcagaagaaaatgaggaagggtaGAGACTAGCTTTAGACTTAATAGATGAAGTTCGGGATAAAGCTCATGCTAAtcgtagaatatcagaaaaaaaattctttttattGCAACATGAGGGtaaaagaaaggttttttaagcaaggagatctagtcttaaGAAAGGTTAAAGCATCAGGAGTTGAACCAGAAAGGAAATATGGCCCCAAactgggaagggccgtacaaagttaAAAGCGTTCAAAGACGAGGATCTTACAAGTTGGAGACTATGGAAGGAGAAGAAGTACCAAGGACCTGACATGCTCAAAAGTTAAAGATTTATATATATAGTTCGTTGGAAAGGAAGTGCTTACTTACTAAAGTAGCAACAATGTTTAAAATCACcatgaagctttgcttgcttaggatttgtA
The sequence above is drawn from the Apium graveolens cultivar Ventura chromosome 2, ASM990537v1, whole genome shotgun sequence genome and encodes:
- the LOC141698032 gene encoding putative mitochondrial protein AtMg00860, which codes for MMLNPAKCSFGVGSRKFLGLMVSNRGIEANPDKIKAILDMEPPRSIKDVQKLTGRVASLGRFISKSREKFLPFFKALKKLKDFTWTEESQEAFEKLKKYMIQTPLLAKPVLNETLYLYLAASEGALNVVLVKEELKF